The genomic DNA ATCATTACCGACCATCATGAACCCCATGTGCGCAAAGAACCAAAACATGCGAAGCGTCCTGAGTCTGTGGCAATTCCTGATGCAGTTGCGGTCGTCAATCCCAAAACCACCGGCCCTGCGTCACGGAATACGAATCTTTCCGGCGCCGGCATCGCATTCAAACTTGTGCAGGCATTGTCAATGACGCATAGTGCACAGTTTTCGGCTTATGCCTTCCTTGACCTTGCAGCCCTTGGAACAATCGCCGATGTCGTCCCTTTGACCGATGAAAACCGTCTTATCGTAAAAGAAGGGCTGAAGCTGCTTGAAAAGGGGACCAGGCCGGGAATCCAGGCGCTCCGGAACATATCGGGCATTAAGGGAAAAGGAATCAGGACCGGACTGCTGTTATTTACGATAATACCGAGAATCAATGCTGCGGGCAGAATTGCTGATTCCCGCGATGTGGTAAAACTTTTTCTTTCCGAGGATGAGGACGAATCCGCCGCGCTGTCGGTCTGGATGGACTCACTCAATGCGAAAAGGCAGATGATAGAAGAAAACGTGTATCAGGAAGCCCTTGGCATGCTGAAAAAAAGGGGAATACCAAGGGTAATTGTACTGGCCGCAGAAGCCTGGCACAGGGGTGTCATCGGGATTGTGGCATCACGGATCGCAGAGGAATTCTGCCGCCCCGCCTTCATCATTTCGATAGAGGGAGATCATGCCAGGGGCTCCGCAAGGAGCATCCCGTCGTTCGACATCTGCAGGGCGCTCGCCGGATGTGACGCTGTGCTGAAGGGGTTTGGCGGACACAAACAGGCCGCAGGCCTGGAACTGGATACAGTAAACATTCCCCTTTTTGAGAAATACATCAACAGCATTGCCGAAGAGGCCTTTTCCGAAAACGAGTGCGTTCCCGTTCTGGAGATTGATGCGTATGTCGACCTCGAGGACGTAAGCTTTTCCCTCACAAAAGAGATGGAGATGCTTGAACCCTTTGGGGCAGGCAACTCCGAACCGCTCTTTGGATCAAAGGGCCTTGAGATCCTCTCGCCAAAGATCGTGAAGAACAATCACCTGAAAATGAAGCTCAGACAGAGGAGACGAACTATTCATGCCATAGGGTTTGACATGGCAGGGGTTCTCAGCACCCTCGAAGACTCCCCCTTAGTCGATGCAGTCTTTACTCCCATGGTCAATGAATGGAACAGAAGCAGAACCCTCCAGCTTAACCTCAGGGCTTTAAGGCCAAGCAAATAACAGGGATTGTACCTGTTTTGAAATTGTATAATAGAGTCATGGAAGAGGAACTTGTAGACATTGACCTGCTCATTAAGAAAGTCCTTTCATACAACCC from Nitrospirota bacterium includes the following:
- the recJ gene encoding single-stranded-DNA-specific exonuclease RecJ; amino-acid sequence: MNRRWLVNRTNPEYIEYVSKTASVSRPLAQILINRGIKTSEEIHSFLYPQLSRLSDPFDIPGMRTAVERILAASRNGERVLVHGDYDVDGLSATAIVHGALKATGIDSVYFIPDRMSQGYGFKPSSVAKAKQVGASLIITVDCGITAFDAADECRRARIDLIITDHHEPHVRKEPKHAKRPESVAIPDAVAVVNPKTTGPASRNTNLSGAGIAFKLVQALSMTHSAQFSAYAFLDLAALGTIADVVPLTDENRLIVKEGLKLLEKGTRPGIQALRNISGIKGKGIRTGLLLFTIIPRINAAGRIADSRDVVKLFLSEDEDESAALSVWMDSLNAKRQMIEENVYQEALGMLKKRGIPRVIVLAAEAWHRGVIGIVASRIAEEFCRPAFIISIEGDHARGSARSIPSFDICRALAGCDAVLKGFGGHKQAAGLELDTVNIPLFEKYINSIAEEAFSENECVPVLEIDAYVDLEDVSFSLTKEMEMLEPFGAGNSEPLFGSKGLEILSPKIVKNNHLKMKLRQRRRTIHAIGFDMAGVLSTLEDSPLVDAVFTPMVNEWNRSRTLQLNLRALRPSK